Within the Musa acuminata AAA Group cultivar baxijiao chromosome BXJ2-9, Cavendish_Baxijiao_AAA, whole genome shotgun sequence genome, the region ATTGAACAAAAgattgaaaaagaaaacaatggATAGACCAAAAAGACATGGGATGAGAGGGTGATACCTCTGGGTGCCCTTTGTCTTCCACCTCTCTTGCAGCCTCAGCTACAATCAGTTGCATGCTATCACATACAAGGTTGGAGAGCACTTCACATAcagatgtatatgtatgtatataaattttttttaattgactAAAACCAGTCATTAAATTTTCATTAACTGAAGTTCCCAGTAACAGGGATGGTCACCATTGGCATTCATTACTACTCACTGTCATTTTCCTGTAGTGAACACATGAAGCTACTAATATTAACAGAACATGTTACTAAAAATCAATGTTACTTGACAATTTAAATAACAATTAGTCTTGCCATTGAAGTATCATGTCTACGTGTTCTCTTTAATTTCGTATATATGTTGGCTGATAATATAGAAGGATTAATCGGTGAATTGTGTCCCAATAATGCATATGCCTATTGTGTAACCACTAACAACATGAGAAAGCACTGCGTTTTACGAAGCACACAAACCAGCAATATGAACAACCTAGGGAATTGAATAAAACAAGCTTCTAACAGTGGTAGGTTTCCCATAAATTTAGCCATCAGGAATGCAGTAGTAGACAAAAATCGAAAGCATGTCCttcaaaattttttttatgttagTTGTCAGTAGCAATGCTCCTAATCTTTTCAAAGTCCAATTTCCAATTCATAATGAGAGCCATCACATGGTTATCCCATCTTAGGTATAATGCTTTGGTGTTTTCTAACAATACAGCAACTACTAGCTTATCAAGTATATATGTCAAAGATTTTGCTCAAATTTACAGAAGACAATGATTTGGCTAGAACAAAGCTCTTTGACAAGCACCATATTTGCAACTATGATATCCTAAGAACCTAAGCCAATTATAATATTCAACATTCATCATTAGCCAGCTTATCTTAACCAACAGAGACTGCATATAAAGAATAAAGAGATCCAAGAAAACAGATGACCTCTGGAGGCAAGTAGGAAATTATTATGGCCATTAAATAATAACATGATATGCTTCCACTTATAAGTACTGACAGGGATATTTTCTAGACATCTCTTAGCGACCAGAAACTCCATTCAGTTTACTTACTTTTACATAATGtgatatgatgaaaattttattaaaGGAGTAATAAGCTTTCCACACATTTGACAACTATAGAAAATACTGTAACTTAGATTAAGAGATCCTAAAATTATACTTTACTACCCTAAAAAAGGATATGTTTAATCTTCTGCATCTTCATAACTTTATGGGTTACATAGCCAAGCTAGAATGCTTAGTATAGATAGTTCAAAATGCTTGCCTAACCCTATGGAGAACATGTTAGATATAGATACTCGTTGTAGCCTTCTTGGGCATGTATTTGATGGTTCCTTAAATTATAGTTCTATAACGCAGTCGGTGCACCCGATTATGTGTCCACATTACAAATATGCAGTGTGCCTGAGTATGAACATGTATTCGGTCCACACGTATGTAACACGGGAGCATGTGCTGCTTAATTGCTCAACTTAATGGGCTGAGCCTATTGGTCCAGCTGGTTCAATCAAACAGAACAAGTCCATCACTGGGTCATCTCTAACCATCATTATTCTATACATAGGAAGTTGATCGTAGTACCTCAAAGACTTCAGTAAAATGCACCATGATCCACATGCAAACGTTATCCATGATTCACAATCCTTAGTAGCATGGTGAGAATAACAAAGTTTATCAATTGGTTCCCTCATTGTGGTAAGATATATTGCTTGACCGCATGACTCATGATATGTTTAATATGACATGAGTCTCGTGAACTAAAAACATGAGATGGCAAGTTAAATTTAGAGATTAGAGGAGTCTGCAAAGGAATAGGGAATGAACATAGGGTTTATGTTAGATTTTTCTaatctaaattatatttttttatgttttcttaATGGATCCCAGATACGCATAGGGCAAATGCATTTTGTGGTCACTCAATTGCCTGCATAATGCATTTCATTCCTTGGCATCAAGCCCCACATCGGAGAAGAAAATTTGTCACATAGGGCAAAGAGTAACTAACACACAAAGCAGTAAGGCACCACAGCAAGGAATAGCAGATGCACAAGGTGCCATATAGAAAGGATTCAAATCCTCGACCTAAGGTAAAAGGCTTGGGTACATTACCATCGGGTTACCTGGTGGTGTGTTAAAACTACATTTATTAATACTCTTGATAGATACAAAGGTCTGTTATTGATTTCATTCCGTATCATTTCCTATATCTTCAAGATTAGGCAGATTGATCCATCCATAATATGTTGTAAAGTTTTCTGATATCTGTATCCAAGATTATTTGAATCAAATTTAATGCTTAAAGCAATGATGATATCTAGACATGCTATTGTTAAATGGGGCAAATATATAGCTTTGGCAGTATGAGATTTTAGAATTAAATACGAATTGAAGGTACAATAAGAAACCATAAGCAACTAAGATTCTGATAAAGCATAAAAGGATAATGAATTGTATCCCACTTCTATGATGTTGATTGTCGAGAAAAGAGATCATTGCCATGGTAGTAAAAAAGACACAACAGGGTGGAGAACTAATACCTCTTTTACGAGCACAAACCAAATATTCAAAAATGACTATGAACTTATAATTTCTTTAAGCTGCAAAGTTGCAAATTTGAATTTTTTACATTTAATAACTAGGACATGGATCCATCACAAGAAATCAGCACCTTGAGAATTGACCGAACCTATCAAGAAGGAAGTGTGTCTTGTTCTCTATGTCACATGTTGGAAGATGCTTGGTGTGTAAGTTTAAATGTCTTGAAACTGAAAAAGGCCTTTTCATTATAAATTCTTCAGATAACAATAATTGCATATTATTGCATCAACAGTATTGAAAGCTCACAGGATCCTTTAATTTGCATCAACTCTGGAATCACCACAAAAGAGGGACTAAGACCATACACAGGTCACTTTTCATTCTTCCGATAAATGTGAGCATATCTTCTCAAGCAGTAGAGGCCAATCACCTCCaagtattttatgattcaattccACTGCCGACTGAAAATCGAGTAAAGAAGCATAGTAGGACTCATTCGATGTTTGCACTTGACCCACTTGCCACAAACCTTTCATATTGGGGAAAATCTTTCCATCCCCTTGACTCGTCCTATTAAAACTGTGTCTTGCTCTAGCTAAATCCATACAGGGTTTTATCAGCCTCCTTAGAAATGCATCCAATCCATGATTTAACACATTAGTACAGTCAACCGACAGACCAAGGCCCTCAACCACCAACTTACGCTCCAACCGATCCCTCAAAGACCTTGTATCTGGCAGTTGAGAAGTACGAAGACAACTGTCAAGAACATTTGGCTCAATAAGTTTTAATCTTGATTTAAAACCAGTACAAAAAAATTTACTAGGAGGATCACCAAGTGTCACTGGAATGCCAAGAGGAGGCCTTAAAGGACTTCTACTTTGAACACTTGGGCTACATCTATATTGTTCAACCTCTTCCCCGTCTTCAACGGATGCTAGAGCTTTGCTACCAATAGATATCAACTCTGGAGCACTTTGTTGCTCCCGTGGCCTCTGAAGATCACAAGAATTTGTGACTTCTTGAACATGTCCAGGAGGAATTTTACCATACGGCCCAAGGAGTCTTGCTCGGTCAGCTGATCTACGGTCCTTGCTGTTTATAGACCTTCCCCTCCGAGGGGATGCTGGGAAGGTTTCACCGAAGCTCGACATCTTACTAGTCCGTGAATTTCCTGTGATTGTctctctgctaggtggtgcaagcGCAAGACACGCATTGCTAAGGATCGATCTGATGAACAAATTATGAAGGGCAAGATTTTCCTTTCCGATAATCCCATAGCACAGCTTCTCGAACTCCAACTTGCTGAGTTTCAAGTTCAGTAATCTCTTGAGGATATAAAAGTACCTCTCGGCTTTTCGGCGCCCAAGCTTCTTAAACAACTGAGCCTTGAGCTCAGCGGTATCAATTCGTGACAACTGCCGGAAAGATGACATTTTTCACCTCTAAAACTTTATGCAAACACCAAATTGCAGCTCATAAAGCCTGATGAGAACCAAAACGGGTGTGCGCAGGAAGTGCATAAGATTAGGAAATCCAAACAAAAACACATCAAGTAAAGCAGATTAggtaagaaaagcaaaaaaaagcCCAAAATGAGGACCATCAAGAAACACAAACAAAATTTTTCGACAACCCCACCAACCGACCAAGCAAACAGCGATCGATCTCGAATGCAGAGAGGAAATGCGGTATTAAGCAACATCAGCTACTTCAGGTTACTCGAAACAGACTAATAACTCGAAGTACGAAAGATGGAAGCCGGATTGGAAAAAGAACCCTACAAGAAAGAGACGGAGAAACGGATCGTGCAAACAAGGATCGGGCAAAGAAAAACAACAGTCGATCGAAGTCAATTGGTGAAAAGAAGAGAAATGGGAGTAGAAAAATCTGACCTTGTCGACGAAAATGTCGCGCATGTCGCGCCGAATCGCCGAAATCAGGGTAAGAAAGTTCCAGATTTTGCCCCCTTTCGCGGTTCTCTATTTATTTACCAGTTTCAACATACTTTTTCACAAAAACCCCTCTCTTATTCCTTTTAAATATCATAACCTCCTCCCTTTTGGATTTTTTACGTTTCGATCCTCGTCTTATCTAGTAATTAGTTTCCGAACCCTGTTATGGTAAGTCAAATAGGGTAAGCACATGGTGTCTTCTTTCAATTTTGGACTCTTCTTTTCTTTGTGGTAAAtgagaaggatatatatatatatatatatatatatatatatatatatatatatatatatatatatatataattaaatttatacaACATGATATACCAGCCAACTATTCTATACCCCCTCATTGAATATATGTAAAACcttaaaatacattaaaaaatcttaaaaatatttataattacatcTAGAATATTTCAAGGTGGACAAGTATTCCGAATTCATAGAGTATAATTCAACATGTATTTTATGTAATCTCtattatctaaaatatttaagtctTTAATTGGCTCGTTAACTTTactaagtctaaatcattggatcAGAATTTTTTTACTTTAGCTAATAACAATATATTCTCATAAAATCAATCCAAATTTTTATTCGGGATATACTTAAATTCTACGATGTacctaaataaaaattataataacttATGATATATCTaccaatttttttatttcaaaat harbors:
- the LOC103997350 gene encoding uncharacterized protein LOC103997350; protein product: MSSFRQLSRIDTAELKAQLFKKLGRRKAERYFYILKRLLNLKLSKLEFEKLCYGIIGKENLALHNLFIRSILSNACLALAPPSRETITGNSRTSKMSSFGETFPASPRRGRSINSKDRRSADRARLLGPYGKIPPGHVQEVTNSCDLQRPREQQSAPELISIGSKALASVEDGEEVEQYRCSPSVQSRSPLRPPLGIPVTLGDPPSKFFCTGFKSRLKLIEPNVLDSCLRTSQLPDTRSLRDRLERKLVVEGLGLSVDCTNVLNHGLDAFLRRLIKPCMDLARARHSFNRTSQGDGKIFPNMKGLWQVGQVQTSNESYYASLLDFQSAVELNHKILGGDWPLLLEKICSHLSEE